The Terriglobia bacterium sequence AGGCCGTTTACTTTGTGCGCATACTGAAGAACAAGTGGACGATTGTGGCCGCGCTGCTGATCGCGGTAGCGCTGTTCGCCGCTTTCGGCCTCAATCGCAAGGACAAGACGCAGTACTTCATCGCCAAGGTCGAGCGCGGCGATATCCGCGAAGTGGTGGACGCCACCGGCACCATCAATGCCGTCACCTCCGTCCAAGTCGGTTCGCAGGTTTCGGGCAACATCTACAAGCTGCACGCCGACTTCAATTCCAAGGTGAAGAAGGGCCAGTTGATTGCCGAGATCGAGCCCTCGCTCTTCCAGGGTGCGCTGCTGCAGGCCAAGGCCGATTACGAAAACGCTAAGGCCAACGTGGCTTCCGCGAAAGCCAACCTGGAGAAAGCCAAGGCCGCGCTGGCGCAGACCAAGGCTGACTACGACCGCACTCTTGGCCTCACCCGACAGGGCGTCATGAGCCAGCAGCAACTCGATCTTGCCAAGGCCAATTACGACTCCGCCGTCGCCGCTGTTTCCGCTGCCGATGCCCAGGTCACGCAGGCCGCTGCTCAGGTCGAACAGCGCAAGGCCGCAGTCTCCGTCGCCCAGACCAATCTCGACCACACCTACATCTACGCCCCCATTGACGGCACCGTGGTCAACCGCGCGATTGACGTAGGCCAGACCGTGGCGGCCTCGCTGCAGGCGCCCACGCTGTTCACCATCGCGCAAGACCTGACCAAAATGCAGGTCTACACCAAGACCGACGAAAGCGATGTCGGCCAGATCCGCGTGGGTCAAAAAGTTTGGTTCAAGGTGGACGCCTTCCCGCGCCAGACCTTCAACGGCGCCGTGTCGCAGGTCCGCATGAACCCGACTACGGTACAGAACGTCGTCACCTACGACACCATCATTGATTTCGACAACCCCGAGCTCAAGCTCTTCCCCGGCATGACCGCTTACGTCACCATCCCGGTGGCGAGCGCGCATGACGTCATAAAACTCCCCAACGGCGCGCTGCGCTACACGCCGGACATGAAGCCGGATGAACTGCGTGCCGTGTTGAGGGAGAACGGCATCGAGGTCGGCGGTGGGCGTCGCCAGCCTGGCCGCCAATCGCAAACTGAAGGACAGCCGGCGCAAGCACCACAAGGACCAGCGCCACCAGCTCAAGCTCAAGCGCAATCCGGCCCGCCAGCTCAGCAACCAGGCCAGGCGCAGGGGCAGTCGCGTGGGGCGGGAATGCGCGCCGGCCAAGGCGCACCCGGCGGCACTCCTGGCGCCGGTTCAACCACCGGCGGCGGCTATCGTGCCGGACAAGGCGGCGAACTGCCCGGCGGCGGCATGAGCGCGCGCCAGGGTCCGCCCACTGATGTCGCCATCGTCTGGAAGCAGTGGCCCGACAAAACCTTGAAACCGGTTCAGGTGCGTACCGGCATCACCGACCACACGGTCACCGAAGTCGTGCAGGTACTGCATGGCGAGCTAAAGGAAGGCGACGAACTGGTCATTGGCGCCAGCAAGAGCGGGTCGCGACCGGGCGCCAGCGGTCCCATGGGCGGCCGCCCGCCGGGACGGTAAGGCCGTCTGGCCGCACCCCCGCAGCGACAACACGCTAGTAGCACAGCACGCAAGAGTCTGTGTAAGAAACGGTCTGCCATGATTGCCGGTGGTACGAAACCGCGACATCGCAGTCCCAGCGGGGCGATTGAGAATAGCCCGCCGCTTCAGCGGCGGGGCATAGCGGGAAAGATCGTCCAGTGCCGTAGGCACGACTGAGGCTTCTCACACAGACTCAGAACTGCTGGATAAGTGAGGAATCGAGTGATCTGAGTACCGTTGGGGACGACACGTTATTATTAAAGTAAACTCTTAGGCTTTCATGGCAACCACCGCTGGCCCCTCCACATCGAAGACGTCAATAACGGCCGCCACCGCTGCCGTAATCCATGTCGAGGACGTCCACAAGTACTACGAGCTTGGCGAAACCCGCGTCCACGCCCTGCGCGGCGTTTCGGTGGAGATCGCTGCCGGCGAGTTCGTCGCCGTCATGGGCGCCAGCGGCGGCGGCAAGTCCACCTTCATGAACATCCTCGGCTGCCTCGACCGCCCCAGCAGCGGGCGCTATCTGCTGGAAGGTATCGATGTCTCCACCCTCAGCAAGCGTGATCTGGCCGCAATCCGCAATCGCAAGATTGGCTTCGTGTTCCAGGGCTTCAACCTGCTGGCGCGCACGACCGCCATGGAAAACGTCGAGTTGCCGACGCACTACGCCCGCATCCCGCGCGAGGAAGCCACGCGCCGCGCCGTCGCCGCACTCGCTCAGGTCGGACTTGCCGATCGTGCCGAGCACTTCCCTTCCCAGCTTTCCGGCGGACAACAACAGCGCGTCGCGATTGCGCGTGCGCTCGTCAATCTGCCCACCATCCTGCTCGCCGACGAGCCCACCGGCAATCTCGACAGCCGCACCGCGGTCGAAATCATGGACATCTTCCAGCGCCTCAACGAAGAGCGCGGTCTCACCATCGTGCTAGTCACGCACGAACCCGACATCGCGCAATTCGCCAAGCGCAACCTGTTCTTTCGCGACGGCAAAATCCGCCGCGACGATTTCCTCAGCAATCGCCCCCGCGCTGCCGAGGTCCTCAAACAAATGCCGCTGCTCGAAGACTAAGCGCTTCCGCCATCCGTGTTGTCGCCCCACTTCTTTAGGGCAGAATTGACGGAAGCGCCGGCCTCTTAGGCTGGCGAATGGGGCTTCCCGGGGACACGGGCTTCAGCCCTGGTCACAGCAACCCTGGAAGAGATCGAATCCGCATCCTTTACCGTCTGACAAGGTAACGATGACGGGTTACACTTCAGAAAATCCCTTGTGTATTTGACGAAACACCCGATAATAAGCTGGCTACTCCGTACTTTCCCGCCCTGATCTCGCTGATTCCTTTCAAGAACAGCATGCAGGAGGTCGCCGTGTCCCTAGTTCGTCTGTCGCTCATTCTTGTCGCGACTTTCACCGCCCTATTGGCCACTGCCCAAAACCTTGCTGTTCCGCCAGTCGCCGAAACATCGGTCTCGAACCGTTTGACTTCGAGCGCATCGTTGCCCCGCCTGATTCGTTTCGGCGGCATCGCGCACAACCCCGACCGCA is a genomic window containing:
- a CDS encoding efflux RND transporter periplasmic adaptor subunit → MRILKNKWTIVAALLIAVALFAAFGLNRKDKTQYFIAKVERGDIREVVDATGTINAVTSVQVGSQVSGNIYKLHADFNSKVKKGQLIAEIEPSLFQGALLQAKADYENAKANVASAKANLEKAKAALAQTKADYDRTLGLTRQGVMSQQQLDLAKANYDSAVAAVSAADAQVTQAAAQVEQRKAAVSVAQTNLDHTYIYAPIDGTVVNRAIDVGQTVAASLQAPTLFTIAQDLTKMQVYTKTDESDVGQIRVGQKVWFKVDAFPRQTFNGAVSQVRMNPTTVQNVVTYDTIIDFDNPELKLFPGMTAYVTIPVASAHDVIKLPNGALRYTPDMKPDELRAVLRENGIEVGGGRRQPGRQSQTEGQPAQAPQGPAPPAQAQAQSGPPAQQPGQAQGQSRGAGMRAGQGAPGGTPGAGSTTGGGYRAGQGGELPGGGMSARQGPPTDVAIVWKQWPDKTLKPVQVRTGITDHTVTEVVQVLHGELKEGDELVIGASKSGSRPGASGPMGGRPPGR
- a CDS encoding ABC transporter ATP-binding protein yields the protein MATTAGPSTSKTSITAATAAVIHVEDVHKYYELGETRVHALRGVSVEIAAGEFVAVMGASGGGKSTFMNILGCLDRPSSGRYLLEGIDVSTLSKRDLAAIRNRKIGFVFQGFNLLARTTAMENVELPTHYARIPREEATRRAVAALAQVGLADRAEHFPSQLSGGQQQRVAIARALVNLPTILLADEPTGNLDSRTAVEIMDIFQRLNEERGLTIVLVTHEPDIAQFAKRNLFFRDGKIRRDDFLSNRPRAAEVLKQMPLLED